The genomic region TATTAACAAACAATGAAGCATCGCTATATCAGCCCATGACATTTAATGAGTATCGTACTTTCATCAGGTTAAACGGTCTTCATGGGAAATCACAAGTCAACTCCCTCAAATCTCCATGATAGATTGATTATGCATGTTTATGCAATAGTAATATTGTCTTACTCTATCTATTATATAATGGTTGATCGATCACTTAAACGTTAACAGTATATTTGTTTGAATTGATTTCTACGTCTTATTAAACTCTTTAGcttggatatatatattttttttaaatgacttATGTTTTGCCCACCTTAATGTTGCATGTTGGTATGGGTAACACATACTTTGTGGTCAAAAATATTAAATCAACCTCGTTAAGGAATGTTCATATTATCGTTATATATTTTCACTTGATCAAAAGCAACAATCACATTCTTCTTCAATATCTCCCCATCATTATATATCATTTTATCAACAACTAACTTAATTTTATCTTTCACCCTTTTATACAAAAACATTCTTCTTTCCCTAAGATATTATTACCATATGATCTCGCACTTCCTTTTTCATCACACTTCCTTTTTCATCACAGTAATATCCTATGTTTACAAAAACATTCTTTTTTCCCtaagtaaactgccaaaatggtccatGGGGTTTGGGCAGTTTTGATACTTTAGTCCAAATTTGAAACCTTTTGTATCTGGATCCttgtggtttcatttttttttttttgtcatattGGTCCAAAATCGTAACAGAGTTAAATGTTCTGTTAACACCAGgatttttgtccttttcctcctTTTTAATGAAAGGTAGAATCGTCTTTTTAcgtctttttgtgatttttttattaactagaattacgacccgccgcaatgcggcggggattctttagttataactaagtcgatttaggacgcgcacgttatgttgaacctgtcaaacgggaaaaaaaatagacgatgtaaaaacgttcacccacacacgcacgttgcgtcgtgttaactcgcaaaatttagaatgaaacgtaaaaacgctaaaccaaagatgcacgttgcgatgtgttaagtcacaaaattttgaacgaagcataaagcgaaaaatttgcggaaaatgaaaactataaaggaccaaagttgaaagtaaaaaaattgtgaagatagattgcaaaagataaaaagttttgtgttaaaagtaaaaaaaacaaatagttttgggttaaaagtaatttatgaaacacttttgggtgaaaagtaaaaaaatcaattttttttttttgaaaaacccttaaagccaaggttacaacaaccatatgcataaccattttttctttgaaaaacccccaaagccaagattacaacacataagtaaaaaaaatcaaagtggttaaatcgcaaaagatgaaaacttttgaattagaagtaaaaaatcaaattaatcaaaggggttaaattaccatatattaaaactttaaacttaaattgtcaaagattaaatctttagggttaaaaaggaaacaaagattaaaaattttaaacttaaattgtcaaagaataaaactttagggtaaattgtcaaagattaaaactttagggttaaaaaagaaacaaagattaaaagtttatacttaaattgtcaaacattaaaactttagggttaaaaatgaaaattttcaattttttttttttgaaaaactcctaTAGCTAATATTACAACACATATATGCATAGTTATGTTGCTTTTTTATGTAGTGTTTTTTATGTTGTCataatacacatacacacacatagtGGCaacatattaataaaataaaaaaatcacaaaaaagaCGTAAAAAGACGATTCTACCCTTCTTTAAAAaggaggaaaaggacaaaaaccCTGGTGTTAACAGAAAATCTAACTCTGTTACcattttggaccaaaatgacaaaaaaaaaattaaaccacaGGGATCCAGATACAAAAGGTTTtaaatttggactaaagtggcaaaactgcccaaacctcagAAACCGTTTTTACAGTTTACTCTTAATCACCAAACCACAACAATAACTTTAAGGTCAGTGTACCTTctttaacttcattttaaagTGATACAAAAAGGGAAACTGGCGTGCATAATTACTTTACTtgtaataaacaaaataaaaagtgTGTTAAAACCGATATATTGaggtcaaaaatcaaacaaaaccGTAATTTCATTTGATGGCTTTTGTTACATTCAAACATGTTCATCTTGAAAAATCAGCTCTCACGGTCGACTGTCGTTGCCAATGTTCAGCTTTCAACTCTCAGCCATCATATCGTTTAGCTTAGATCGTTAAGATGTTGCGACCAGTTTTCAATGGTCACAACACAATGTTCAAATTATAGCTTTCAAAACCCTAGTTTGAGCATCGACAATACATGAACCTAGCTCATTGTTCGACACCTGTTTGTTCATTGTACTAACTCACATAAAAAGAACAAAACCCATCAATTTTCAGTTATATAACTCAGACTATGTGTACTGCGCTGGTGCCCATGTACACATCACCCACCTTAGGCGTTAAACACCATGCCATAGTGGCGTTAAAGGGAGTTAAGGAGGAGGATGTCACCATGGTAAATTCATCATGCTTCATCGTACACATACACAAATATATATACTATGAGCTTGCAACAGGATGAATATTCTATTCATAAAGGTAGGATTGAACATCATAACAAGCTGAATCCATTAAACTTCATCACATGTGCTACTTCCGCTTCATACTAGAAGCATAACAAATCACATACAACTAAAGCCAACAAAATAAATGAATATATTCTCATATATATGTGTGCATGCATGCATATAAATAGCATAAAGATAAAAGAACAAGAATTCAAGAAGCTGAGAGGTGTGCATTTCGGGAATCTGTTAACAGCAGTCGGCAACGAAAAGAATACATTACAGGGGACTTTTTAAATGGTAACACGGCCACTGTAGTTTGTATCTGGTCATTAAAATCGtttcttttaagttttttttttttttagtattaTGGCCTGCCCCGTTTCATGCTGCAAGACGGGCATTTATAATGCTTTATGCTTTCGGCCTTAGCTGGGGTGATTCTTACGCATTTGCCATGATACCATCTTTCACAAATGTCACAGCCGATCCAGAACTCATCGGCATTGTAGTTTCCGCCACAGCTGCCGCATTGTGTGTCACcatgttcatcttcttcatccTCGGAGCTCTCATCTGCTGCTGGCTTTTGGATGCTTTTCACCTGCCCATCGCTTGATCTCTGCAGATTAATTAAAGAATTTTAATCCGGATTATTTTAACTATGTATTTTCATAACAAGTTCTTTTTTGTATTTTCATGTTAATCTCACCTTTGTGCTGCCTTTTGCTTTGCTTCCACTCTCTGCTGCACTAGGCTTCTCGTTTAAGGGTTTCCGTTCTGCTACAACTTCAAAGACGGTTGGCATCTCGTTAATCATGCTAAACAGACGTTTCCTGTTGAGCGTCAAAATGAAATGAGTCAAAAACAAAGATTATCAAGACTGAAGTAAATTACATTAGGTGGGTAAAGTTATCCTACAAAGTCTCCTAAAAATGAGAAGGGTACAAAGACACAATGGATCGCAAAATATAACAAAATGCTGAGAAATATAACACATTGTCGaggaaaaaagacacaatgagtagcaaaaaagacacaatgacgcAGATAAAGAAAAGACACAATGCTAAATAAAAAGACACAAGGATCTAAgaaaaaaattctaaaatctacaaGCAAAAAATCCAAAAgcgaaaacctaaaatctcatatCGTAGAGTTCGACGAGACGGTTCCAATGCCGCTTGAATGAGTTCAATCAGAGTCTGTTTGATACCCTTCCTACGACTTCCAACTTTTAGAAGACTATGTATTTGAAGTTTTGAACCCAACCCTACGTTAGGTAGAACATTAAGATATACCCCAGGATAGAGTTAAATgcctggttggtccctgtggtttgcagaTATTGCAGAATTGGTCCCAAGGGTTTAATAATTACTGAGTTGGTCCTAGTGGTTGTAATTTTTGCATTCGTGTGGTCCTTATCACTAACCTATGTTAAGATTCTCAGTCAAGTGTGTGTGATATTACTAGATTACCCCTGAacgataaaaaaaatataaagatgCACCCCTCATTTTCAACCCCCCGCCCCCCATCTCAGCCATCAGAGCCACCTACCAAGAAATTGAGAACAGGACCCGCAACACAACAGCCACAAACTACTCCCTGAACACTGTATGTATATATCACTGTGTGTGAGAGTGATAGAAAGCATGGAATCCTAGTTAAATTCTTGGTAGTTTGCTGTAATTAAGGCTTACAGATTTCACTAATCACTGTTTCTTGAAACGGGTATGACTCAAAATCTTCAATTTCATCAAGCAGTTTGATAAAAATCTGTTCTTGCGTTCAGGATCTTGATACGTCACAAATATTAGTTGTACTCTTGGTTGTTCTGTTTGTACCAATTTATTGTTCCAAACCACATAATGCCACTCAAGAACAAACCCTTTTGTAAATTCAACATCTTTCGTAGTACCCTGCTGTTCTTAGAAGTTGGAACACTGCCACTGATTTCTGCAACACAGTTCAAAGTTCATATGTAACTGTTGTATGTTATGAAGATGTAGTTACACAACTTCTCAATTTCTTGGTAGGTGGTTGTGATGACTGATGTGtgtgtgaggggggggggggggggtgaagaAGATAGGGGTGGatctttatattttttaattgttCAGGGGTAATCTAGTAATTTCACACACATTCTGGGAAACTTAACATAGGTTAGTGCTAAGGACCACACAAGTGCAAAAATTACAACCAGTAGGACCAACTTTGTAATTATCGAACCCTTGGGACCAATTCTGCAATAtctgcaaaccacagggaccaaccaggcATTTAACTCCCCCAGGATATTAAAAGCATGAAAGCACATGTGTGAAAGAAGTTGTTTAGTGAGCTAATCGTGTTTATTCATATAATAATTAGTATCCTGCACTACCAAAATCAAAGCACGTCGGAAGTTCTCCTAAACCATTATGCCCGTTTCTCACTTTGTTAATAGCGTACAGAGAACAATTACCCCCATTAGGATTACATGAGACTACTTGGGGTTGGTATGGATTTATTTACTCGAACAATCCGAAGAAAGAGTCTATCTCTAGAAGGTAATGAAACATATTTCACAATCAATATTAACATAAACATATTTGTTTCTATAAACAACAAGAGAAGAAGATATTTTTGCTTCATTATCTCTTAAGTAAGCTGCTTCAGTTATCTTCTTTCTTTCCTGCCGAACTTCCTTATTCTATTTCAAAAGAGGACCGAGAGTTTAAAAAACAATAAGTATGCACGATCCATTGTTCACCAAGCAAGTACACTACCACCTTTGTAACAAAAAATGGCGTTCATAACTTAAAGTCCATGACcattatattttaaataaaaatcagTGCGACTTCTACGAGGAATACATAATATGATATATTGATATATATATCCACAATTATAGATGGTGATAGCAACCTAAAGAAAGACGTATAATTAAGCGAATATACATTTTCATATGAAAACCAATAAAAGAACGAgcataaaaccaaaaagattCTTTCTGGCATTTATATGTCCCTGTTAAAGAATTAAGCTTCGACTGTAACGCCTCTTTAAAAAGTTCCCCACAGTCGTGCATTAGCATTATACAACCATATATAGATTGACAAGATTCAAGGGCGTGTTAAACACATTCAATAGTCACCGGAAATAATCCTAATCAAAAATCGAAACAAGATTATGGAGGATCCACATCATGTCAACTGAGAATTAATAGCGTTTTGATTCTTCGCTTTTAACCAAACACAAAACTAAGATTTTGTTTACACTATAGCATGAATCTTGAAGtgtaaacatatatatatacgcTTGAATTACAACCCAACAAAGTTAAAACACAAAAAGTAAGTACCTTTCATTATGGTTAAGCCGGGCTCCAAGATAGAAAGCCACAGAGAGCAGCCAACAGTCACTATGGACCGCAACGAGTGAGAGCCAATCTTTGCGGTTCATACCGTCTCTCGCAAAGTTGATTCCAAGAGCAGGCTCAGGAAGCTCTGGTGGAACTTCTTCTGCTGGCAGACTCACTTCCCAACTTTCATTAGGATGCCCATAAAGACACAAATTCTCTTTTTCTGCAACCACCAAACACAAACTTAACTTAATAACCCAAATTGTTTTCTTTCATCCTCATTTTCCATATAATTGATTCTGTATAATAAGATCAACAACTAAAAATAGTAAAAAGTGAATTGCAACAGATAGATCtgcaataataataaaagtaagaaGGAGAGAAATAACCTGGGTCACAAATTCCATAGAATTCATCAACATCTGCGGGAATGAAATGAATGAAAGTGAGTTAATAATAAgttgaaagaaaagaaagatataAGAGGGAGGGTTACCGACCGTATGTCAAAGCACGAAGTATGGCGGCACGACGAGCGGTGTAATCTTTGAAAATGGCTTCAACGGTACGAGGGCTGGAACCCATTGCCatataatcaatcaatcaatcaatcttCTTTCGATATTCGCAGATCGGGTAGTTGGGTATCTGAAATTTTTCAAATCAGATGAGAGAATCTAAAAGCAAGAAAGGGGCTTGGGATTGGGTGTATATGTACATCACctccttttatattttcataaTTCATCCCCCAACAAATAAATTATTTTCATTTTATGAATgggtttacaaaaaaaaaaaaaaaaaaaacaaaagataaaGTTTATACTTAATCTATTATattatatctatatctatctataataaatgaaaataattagGGCTAGGTGTTACTATATTAGAGCTTCCATAATGGTGTTTTGAcggaaaaaaaaaattcttttttgggttAAAAGGATAAaagttgtgacacctgtgtcacttcaaccatcaaacatcATACAtatgatttgtataaatatgtgtatcgtttgcacatatcaattcttgttcgatttcaagctttaaatcgctttctggaagattatacgcgcactgatgcgtaaatataaccagtttaatgcaacgaacactctggaatagtgaaataggctaaacataccttaaataacctccacgtaacttagaaataagttttggatggtttggtgtgttgaaatcaagtttgttcgatcgcagggactaattgtgtcaaactgcgaaactataccgatttgtatagtaacgaacattctggaacatgatcataagttaaacatacactaaagatcctttacatagcttagaaataggctttgaggggttcggtatgctaaaataaactttattgatcaatagggactaaaagcgtcaaaaagtgcacaagtttgcattttcgcgcatatcttacgttctgaatacatccggacatccaaaaatttatgtaagcattaaaatattttattttagtgtttggcatgataaaatttcattcgtcgcttaatttggatcgtttttgcgttcgttacgacttccgtcgtaattaaccgaacaacgcaaccgtatgaccaaacgaaccgacatccaagatgtttttgagcatgttttgagttccctatactttaacttcattttagagccttgaaatgaggttaacggggcttaaacgtgccaaaaatgcatcaaaacacatgtttctcaagttcagggaccattatgtcatttctgaatagtagggccaggcgggccgcgtgagaccttATGGTTTCCTTACGCGGGGTGCGTGGACAGCCCAGATCAGCAGAAAGTTGAGAACAGCTTGTTCCTGCTGTTTCCTGGGTTTGCAAGtggttttgggcaatctatgggcttGTTTTAGGTGCCCAAGGTATTCTAAAACAGGGGGTGCatgtgtacggcctagatcgaagcacggttttcgatgaacgatcctaacggttctagaaatcctataaatacccaacacTCCATTCCTTGCAATtcacacaaatctgatctaatgtgctctaagttgaagcccttgcttcatacctgagctaatTGGATCAAGATTtacttgcggggaccctttgtaagtattccttcgttcttttatgcgtttttcaTTTAAAAgacaaactttgtttgactttctgctttgactagtttatggtcaacatgaagttcgtttgaacttcataacgtgagcgtaatcacgatggttttagtccctagtgactatacctactgcttaccacgttatctaggttagtgacgagtcgtagtttcggccaaaatgcgtattctcgcgtattttgtaaccaaactacttttaggtatcaaaaccgtttgttttgataccaaacttgttttctaacttaactaaacatgttttagcatgtttagctcgtcacttttagattagtgcttatatagagtcgtaagtcaagtggtctaaacaaccgcttagactttcggactagacccgtttggtcgatcattaggatccgaccaaatatgtttcgtgaccatagttgtatagggaataaccttccgaggttataccttatggtcacttcgtttaagtagttgtatgataggtagtttatatgccttaggaaaattaccaaaataccctttttatgcataattaatatttaagcatatgtaacccaaacttttgtcacttaactgattatgcaacataattaaacatgtttaggcatataatacttgtcataggactagttaggcggtccgagcgcgctttacgcaaacgacgcgttaaagtagcgtaagctacctaaacgggtcgtgataggtcgtaagcacttaggataggtttcattttagtatgtaggccttgttaaaccatatcatatgagttcacacgctcatttggttcacgagacctcatactatccgatctcccgatttagttccggtttatttatgtagttacctatattaggagccgcttgattccgtgctccctctagcttgcttggtagttgttcaagacttctaagcaccctcaagtgagtacatagtcccctattttactgttttaaatgttttggggtgaagcatgtgtacctaattgttatgttcatgatttcaaaagtataattgattatacatattagtacttatcttttgataaactgaatgattatttatggtttaaactctaatttttcaaagattaaaaaaattaattgttggatagtacttattttatgttcaccagaccggttggtagtatgatatagcgctataggatttgacaccccattcctgttgtcatggaatgccTGAAACCAATTTATTTTTCTCCATctaaatagggattgcctttgtggtattcctgtagtctcaaaggtgtattttgatgcactaggtctgaatgaattcttaaatcacattatttttgcatatttaattatactcccaaaagtatagtttgatatgctcttatatgtgatattgtacaaaacaaacatatattttgttaatcattaaagcatagtttaatatgttattttcataaccaaagcatagtttaaatatgttatttataaatccaaagtatacttttgatatactactgaaaattattatttttaacaactaaagtatatttaatatactatctgtttAACAATTGGGtcttggttagtgtttagataacgggacgggtgtaatgtgatgaaaacatggtagatacgccgctggtacttcttatatataagtgttttcatcacattacataccgtggcgttatttagtacacttgggttaacgattttggaactaaaatatattttaatatattacttatttgactttcttaaaaccaaagtatatttttatatatactataaaccttgttatcaaaatattgtatttcaaacaatatattttacacaaactcattttacttaattttaaatttcctatgtattattattttatatcatctgatttcttataaattttagtatgatttatataagaaaaccttttacaaggatcatgactacttttattaaaacattttctttaaacttgtaagtcatgaatcctaattacaataaaacctatgtatctcacagggatttttatgctggcgtacctatttttacacatgtttcaggtgtagttatgtgatgattgttggtgcatgctatacataggatggactcgtgccttagcgactttaaaatttgaaagataatagttgcacttatttgattgtattaaaacaatgagttcatttattcaataaaacgaaattatttattccatggttgtgaaataatgattctgttacaacactccccgacgtttccgtcacgttttgttgttttacgtggtcggggtgtgacagaagagttggtatcagagccaatggttatagggaattaggttattagtaatgctttgacttagactataaccttcctaggaccctaacacaagttatcttgtgtttagcttttaaaacaatattgtcacttatccttaggtgacaacctcaataagaacacaaatttcaatcctgctttgaaaactaatcatctgttctaggatgatttattataaggttttgaaccctctaagttttcaaaatctcctcaaagtttgggtcttatattgtgaacacgtgcaatctggaagggtggatgcctgtactctaagctttctgtctaaggctagagtgttcgtacaaatccacgtaatcggaccagtcactcttacctgggaactcttggggtaagtgtccacttataggctaaagcttgtattcgcgatacattaatatgacccacttactttgattaatcaccatctcatttgtttgccttaggtaacaaacaaatgatcgcaatttttatgcaTTGTCATTCTGTTTTCATTTCACTTCTTTCCTCCCATATCTTTCATTATCTTCATGATGCCTCTTCATCCCAACAACAATGTCAGAACCAGGTGCTTCAATTGACCAACAAATAGacgtcgtactccagaggaccgttgatttagctatcaccatgactcgcctcagggatgaagccgtacAAGGGAACTACTTTTTGGTGGAatcaatgcaaccgtcatcatctgaatcagataccctgtttcaaatgtacccatgATGGACGATGGAGACATTTGATTAACATGCTGCTTTGCAATCcaagcaaagctgttacaaatcctgctgctgctcaaccttcaaactctgcttcatatgtcgccttggcatatctagtacctcaacctcatgaactttctaccttgtgtatcgatttaagcacgcctagtgcaaggtttcgaaacacctctcgttacacaaattccaaaatccatataggatctttttatcttcacaattagatctttatggatgattatcgctcaaatcggagcccttaattgaattattcATATTCCTTAATACGTATCctacgattcaataaggacaaagccaaATTCttattaagatctttctatcttcatagttagattcttatgtttaaagtgccaaatgaaatccacgaatTGGATTCCTAATGTGCCTTAAATATCCGTGACCAAAGATAACAAAGTAaagatcaagttaaacaattatgtgattatgtgcttatgtgttttcttatatgttttgtgtttttatgtgatccatccaaatcctcgtagaatcttccatatcttatatgagggattcatagtaggatatccaaaggtactatcttaaatccttaatggacttttacgttgtagttaagtcccttgggttatgaagtactattctctaattggaccccttgagtggtctagttaaacagattgatttgaaaatctggttaggaatatcatgtgatgatataattgaaaagatcccttaagtggtctatttaaggagatcgtacgacggtctagttaagaagatcatgtgttgagatagttaaaaagatcgttcgttgatctagttaaaaggatcctttggtggtctagtcaagtcgcttcatgtttattcaattgatttttcccctacgcattatgaaatgaactgtgcggattGTGCAAGGAAtaacgtaattatggatgcatacataattatggaattcaatgcatagaaaccacagcaagttttgtcatgtgttaagacctatagtaaTAAGACTAATGATGCGggagaagtcctggaccttgaccgatgtcattttatcttacactccccaattttgatttcaagcacacacaagtttcctatgataagtcttcataagaaacaTTCTTATGTccatagttcgaaactccatgttttgttattacaaggacttcactttgatggttgacaatttcgctaagaatcctaacatggcccagagttttacctaGGGTTCGAGGGATTCGTTCGAAAGCGAAAACATCACAGTTGTCCTCACAAGTTTCCCCTAAAattaaatttcaggacgaaatttcctaaagtaggggagaccgtgacacctgtgtcacttcaaccatcaaacaaatgccaaaccaattaaatattgtaattcatacttgggatttgtataaatatgtgtatcgtttgcacatatcaattcttgttcgatttcaagctttaaatcgctttctggaagattatacgcgcactgatgcgtaaatataaccagttcaacgcaacgaacactccggaatagtgaaataggcttaacataccttaaataacctccacatgacttagaaataagttttggatggtttggtgtgttgaaatcaagtttgttcgatcgcagggactaattgtgtcaaactatGAAACTATatcgatttgtatagtaacgaacattctggaacttgttcataagttaaacataccctaaatatcctttacatagcatagaaataggctttgaggggtccggtatgctaaaataaactttattgatcaatagggactaaaagcgtcaaaaagtgcacaagtttgcattttcgcgcatatcttacattctgaatacatccggacatccaaaaatttatataagcattaaaatattttattttagtgtttggcatgataaaatttcattcgtcgcttaatttggatcgtttttgcgttcgttacgacttccgtcgtaattaaccgaacaacgcaaccgtacgaccaaacgaaacgacatccaagatatttttgagcatgttttgagttccctatactttaacttcattttagagccttgaaatgaggttaacggggcttaaacgtgccaaaaatgcatcaaaa from Helianthus annuus cultivar XRQ/B chromosome 10, HanXRQr2.0-SUNRISE, whole genome shotgun sequence harbors:
- the LOC110885675 gene encoding PHD finger protein ALFIN-LIKE 2 codes for the protein MAMGSSPRTVEAIFKDYTARRAAILRALTYDVDEFYGICDPEKENLCLYGHPNESWEVSLPAEEVPPELPEPALGINFARDGMNRKDWLSLVAVHSDCWLLSVAFYLGARLNHNERKRLFSMINEMPTVFEVVAERKPLNEKPSAAESGSKAKGSTKRSSDGQVKSIQKPAADESSEDEEDEHGDTQCGSCGGNYNADEFWIGCDICERWYHGKCVRITPAKAESIKHYKCPSCSMKRGRP